One segment of Neobacillus endophyticus DNA contains the following:
- a CDS encoding ubiquinol oxidase subunit II — protein sequence MSKGIQFAKFSFLALLGMVLLSGCDNSKYIVLDPKGPVGQQELHLIIISVILCAIVIIPVLAIFVYFAIRYRDKQGNNAPYQPEWDDSKVLEVVWWGIPIVIIAVLGVFTAKTTLALTKPPVKDVKPVVVQVTSMDWKWMFTYPDKKVATVNYAEIPAGVPVQFILTSDAPMNSFWVPQLGGQEYTMPGMSMGLWLQADKTGTYFGSGANFTGKGFAHMQFKVKAVTQDEFNKWADGVKKNSPALTKAGYDKLAKPSLVKELSYSSYPNGLFESIVDKNGGKYYHHMSNMGDSKSMSDMSGMDMKKHDN from the coding sequence TTGAGTAAAGGGATCCAATTCGCTAAATTTTCCTTTTTAGCCTTATTGGGTATGGTGCTTTTATCCGGGTGCGACAATAGCAAATATATTGTGCTCGACCCGAAAGGACCAGTCGGCCAACAAGAGCTGCATCTTATTATTATTTCTGTCATACTTTGTGCAATTGTTATCATTCCAGTTTTAGCAATTTTTGTGTATTTCGCGATTCGCTATCGTGATAAGCAAGGTAACAATGCACCATACCAACCTGAATGGGATGACAGTAAAGTTCTTGAAGTAGTTTGGTGGGGTATACCGATTGTTATTATTGCTGTCCTTGGTGTTTTCACAGCAAAGACTACATTAGCATTAACTAAACCACCGGTAAAAGACGTAAAACCGGTAGTTGTCCAAGTTACATCAATGGATTGGAAATGGATGTTTACCTATCCAGATAAAAAGGTTGCAACTGTCAATTACGCAGAGATCCCTGCTGGGGTACCAGTTCAATTCATTTTAACTTCTGATGCACCAATGAATTCATTCTGGGTTCCACAACTAGGCGGACAAGAATATACAATGCCTGGTATGTCCATGGGACTATGGCTGCAAGCAGATAAAACAGGAACATATTTCGGCTCCGGAGCAAACTTCACAGGAAAAGGATTTGCTCATATGCAATTTAAAGTAAAAGCTGTAACCCAAGATGAATTTAACAAATGGGCAGACGGCGTTAAGAAAAACTCTCCTGCCTTAACAAAAGCAGGATATGACAAATTGGCTAAACCAAGTCTAGTAAAAGAATTAAGCTACTCTTCTTACCCGAATGGTTTATTTGAAAGTATCGTAGATAAGAACGGTGGTAAGTATTATCATCACATGAGCAACATGGGTGATAGTAAATCTATGTCCGATATGTCCGGTATGGATATGAAGAAACATGATAATTAA
- a CDS encoding phosphodiester glycosidase family protein: MISIVSTSMHPQYIEPLSLWTVSLDATKPQMNNVAGKASPINVSYKNVNDSSIEVKEYHSSTFSAQIMLVHDPKRIKVAVTKYKGDVGETVSEMVADANAVAGINGGSFSDVSYRGTGGIPLGNTIQDGKFLTDGGTAPTIGFTDEGVLVVGTYSKQDLINDNVTQAVTFGPVLVKDGEGVINGDGGWGYAPRSAIGQREDGTVIMIVTDGRLIHGADNLGASMKDLMNLMLKYGAVNAANLDGGSSTTMVKDGVLLNQPSDVLGERKVATSFVVMPE, translated from the coding sequence GTGATTAGTATTGTTTCAACTTCCATGCACCCGCAATATATAGAGCCGCTGTCATTATGGACAGTTTCTTTGGATGCAACGAAGCCGCAAATGAATAATGTTGCTGGTAAAGCTTCACCAATAAATGTAAGCTACAAAAATGTCAATGATTCATCTATCGAAGTGAAAGAATATCATTCATCTACTTTTTCAGCACAAATCATGCTCGTTCATGATCCAAAAAGAATTAAGGTAGCTGTAACAAAGTACAAGGGAGATGTAGGTGAAACGGTTAGTGAAATGGTAGCTGATGCTAACGCTGTTGCGGGAATCAATGGCGGTTCATTCAGTGACGTATCCTATCGCGGAACCGGAGGAATCCCATTAGGAAATACCATCCAGGACGGTAAATTTCTTACAGACGGTGGAACTGCTCCTACTATTGGATTTACCGATGAAGGTGTTTTAGTTGTTGGGACATACTCAAAGCAAGATTTAATCAATGATAATGTTACACAAGCTGTTACCTTTGGTCCGGTTCTTGTAAAAGACGGTGAAGGTGTCATCAATGGCGACGGCGGCTGGGGATATGCTCCGAGATCAGCCATCGGCCAGCGTGAAGACGGTACAGTCATTATGATCGTAACAGATGGAAGATTGATTCATGGTGCAGATAACCTTGGGGCATCCATGAAAGATTTAATGAATCTCATGCTTAAATACGGTGCTGTCAATGCTGCAAATCTAGATGGGGGTTCCTCAACCACAATGGTGAAAGATGGAGTATTGCTCAATCAGCCAAGTGATGTATTGGGAGAAAGAAAAGTAGCCACCAGTTTTGTGGTTATGCCGGAATAA